DNA from Mucilaginibacter mallensis:
AAGGAAAACGGCGACGAAAATTCTATTATCCGCCTGGCCCACTTAACAGGCACTTATAACCATATACCATTTGCCATAGATACCGGTAGCATTATTAACCTTATTAAGCCTATAGCAGCAGGTAATTTCAGGGCTAATTTCCCCGCTGCTGATCTTAATTATTTATTGGCTGGCGTAACAAAATTCAATAGCGGTACGGCAGAAATGGCACTGCGCTTTAATGCCGATATTGTTAATTACAGGATAAACAAACCCATATTTGCAGGTCATATCAATTTAAAAAATTCCGATATCGTATACGTGCCCCGTAACCTTACCTTTAGAAACACCTCTTTGTCGCTCGATTTTACCAATAACAACCTTATATTAAATAATATCCGCCTCCAAAGCGGCAAAAGCATTGTATTGATGCAAGGCCGCATAGATAATTTCCTAAACCTGTATTACAATGCCCCTGAGAAAATACTGGTAAACTGGCAGATTAATAGTCCGCAACTTTATCTAGGTGAGTTTTTAGGATTTTTGAACAGCAAGCATTCGGCGGCGATAGTTTCTGTAAAAGCTAAACAAACAAACCCAGCCAACAGTGGCAATGTTGTTAAACAGTTAAGTGTAGCCTTAAACAAAGCAAAAGCTACCATGCATATAAGGGCTGCAAATGTGCATTACTTTAAATTTTTGGCTACTGATGCCACCGCCGACCTGCATTTTTCAAAAGATGGGCTTCAACTGAACAATGTGAGCCTTAAACATGCAGGTGGTTCATTAAAAATGGATGCCGCCCTGGTACAGGGTAATACGCAGAACCACTTTACGGTAAATACCACCATTTCAAAGGTTAATGTGCGCGAGTTTTTTTATGCCTTTGATAGTTTCGGGTTAAAAGATCTTACCGACCAAAATCTGAAAGGCTTTTTATCGGCAAAGGCAAACATCAGCGGGCTGGTAAATAATGCAGGTGCGCTTGTGCCCGGATCAGTTGATGGCACAATGGATATTAACTTACAAAATGGCGTGTTAATAAATTATCAGCCGCTGATAAGCATCGGTAAATTTGCCTTTCCATTCCGTAACCTGCATAATATATCTATACCCTTACTCGATGCGCACTTTGAGATCCACAACCGCATGGTAACCATCCATCCCTTCCAGATCACCTCAAGCCTAATCAATGCTGATGTCGCCGGAGTTTACGGATTAACAAACGGAACGGATATCACTATTGATATTCCTTTAAGAGACCCGGGCAAGGATTCAACCATTACCGATGCTGCTGAACGTGCCAAAAAACGGAATAAAGGTATAGTAGTACACCTGCGTGCTAAGGATGATGGGACAGGAAAAGTAAAAATAGGTCGTAATAGGGATAAAAAACTGTTGTAAAAGCATAAACCTCTCATTGCGGTTTTCTATTTGAAGTTTCAAATTAGTATAAAAAGAAAGCCCGACAAATATGCCGGACTTTCTTTTTTTATGTATAAACTATACAATTCAATTGTTACTGAATTTAATTCACTGCTTCTACATCAACTACCTCATATACATTCTGCCCATTCTGCTGTATTGGCTGATAATAAGTGTCGCCAACCTGTACATAGGTTACATCGCCCATTTTTACTTCCTTACCACCTGCAGGCATATTAGTAATTATAGTTCCTGCTGTAGGCGGCACAACTCTATAGCCAGCTGATTCCCTTTCGTAATAAGTGCCGCCGTAGTAATAATTATTAACGGTTGTGCCCCCCGAACCACTTACTGTCACCGTTTGATATCCCGGCGGTAGCGTTGTAATTACAGCCCCAACCGGCGCCTGTACTACAGTATAACCTCCGTTTGATGGTGCATAATAAACACCCTGATCATAATGATAATGATGACTTTCAACACTTACTATTATAGCGGTTGTAGCAATTGCAGCTATAAAAAAGCCCCATGGATGATATGAAGGTCCCCAATAATAAGGACGGTATGGATGGTAAAAATATGGGTGATAGCTATAATACCTGCGGCCGCCATAAATACGCGGAGGCCTTGTATACGGGCGATATACATTGCGCCTTACAGCTACTACTCTATGGCCATTATTATAACCTGGTCTATGCACACTTCCCCCGGGCCTATGTCCGGTTGATGGCCGGTGCGGACCTGTTGAATGGCCAGGCGATGGTCTGCTTGGAGTAGGCCTGCTTGGTGACGGCCGCTGCGGGCCTGGTGAATGACCCGGTGACGGGCGACTTGGTGTTGGCCTGCTTGGCGACGGCCGCTGCGGACTTGGTGAATGACCCGGCGATGGACGACTTGGTGATGGACGTTGCGGACTAGGTTTTGAATGCCCTCCTCCGCTATTACCCCCTTTTCTTTGCGCGAAAACGCTTGTTACTGTACCCAATACAAATAACAGCATTAACGCCAGTATCCTTGTATGCCGGTATTTTTGATAGTTGTTTTTCATAAAATCATTCTTATTTATTTTATAGAGGAACTTTATTAATTCAGGAGACGAATACTTGGTTAGGTAATATACTTTTAAAATGAGCAAAGTACACACATTATATAAACCGTGAATACTTTAAAAAAGGGCATTATAGTAGTAAATATAAATGATTATTCTTTTAAAAAATAAAAATGACTGACTAATAATTAATTGATATAGATATGTTACGTTCAAGGATATGCTATGGGTATAACCTAAACTATCCAGTTCATCAAAAACTTATTGCATAACCAGTAACACAATCTTGCTCCCTGCACCAGCCGACATATACACCCGGATATTAGATTTTACAAAATCGGTATCCCGGGCATGATAAATGTCGATAAACTGCTGCGGGTTCCGATCCGCTATCGGGAACCAGCTGCTTTGTATTTGTACCATTATCCGGTGGCTTTTTTTAAAGGTGTGGGCAATGTCATTCAGCGTATATTTCACTTCGGTAACTTTGCCCGGCACAAATGCCTCGGGCTTACTTAAACTATTGCGGTAACGGCCCCTTATAATATCTCCGCGAACCAACATTTCATAACCATTCATAATATATTTATCCGTATCACTGTATTTAAAATTATCCGGAAAAACATCAATCAGCTTCACCACAAAATCAGCATCAGTGGTTGATAAGCTAACCATCAGGTCTGCATTCAGCGGACCGGCAAGTGTCATATCCTTGGTCAAGGTATCCGTTTCAAAAGTTAAAACATCCGTGCGCGTAGCTGCGAAGCGCTGATCATCATCCATATACTCAGCCGTCCGGTTTTTGTGTATCCCATCGGTGTAAGGCACCGGCTTAGCCGGGTCGCTGGTATATTCCTCGTAACTATTACTTACCTGTGGTTGAGTAAATAATAACTTGCCCCCTTTGTGCAGATATAAATCTGTCGGCTTAATACCTTTAGGCGGCCATTGCTTCAGTTTATGCCATTTATTCTCCCCGGTAAAAAACACGGTAGCTTCGGCAAGTGAGTCGGCAGAACCTATTCCTTTTAAGTAGTAATTGAAAAATGGCAGCTCTATATTTTCTTCATACCACTCGCTGGTATTGCTACCAAACTGGATATTGCCAAGGTTATAACCATCCATACTACTCCCCCATTGCCCATGCCGCCAGGGGCCAAATACAAATTTATTATTGTTTTTAGCCTTGGTTTCAATAGCCTTGTACAGGTTTAAGGCGCCAAAACAATCCTCAGCATCAAACAAACCACCAACAACCAGGCTTGCTGTACCCTCTGGTATCCGGCCGGCATAATTACGGTCATTACGGGCAATCCACCAACTATCGTAATTGGGATGTGCTACCAAATCATTCCAGAAAGCAATCCCCCTATCATTAGCGATTCTTGTAAAGTTTGGAAATGCCCCTGTTGTTAAATAATATCCATAAGCGTCATCTGTTCCATCGGTTAATGGCGGTGCATCAACAGTTGTAGGTTTAGGGCGGGGGTATCCGAAACCCGAACGTACAAAAAAACCAAACATATCCATCAACATAAAAGCACCATTATGATGAATATCATCGCCCATAAACCAATCGGTAACCGGTGCCTGCGGACTAATCGCTTTTAGCGCTTTATGCCCGCTCAGGCCCGCCATAGTTGTATAAAAGCCACCATATGATGTTCCCAAGGCACCTACTTTGCCATTGTTGCCGGGTATATTTTTTATCAACCAGTCGATGGTATCATACGTATCGCTGGCTTCGTCCACATCTTTGTTTGTTTTTTTGTTGGGGATAAACGGGCGTATGTTCACAAATTCGCCATCGCTCATATACCGGCCCCTTACGTCCTGCAATACTACAATATACCCCTCTTTAAAATAGTCCTTAACATAAACTTTCCAAAAAGAGATCCATTCCTTGCCGTATGGCGCACAGGAGTACGGTGTACGTAATATTAAAATTGGATGTGTTTTTTCAATACTGTCCTTCGGCATGTAAACCGATGTGAAAAGCCTTGCTTTATCACGCATTGGCACATATAATTCCTTTTTTAAATAATGATCTACTATCCAAGCCGAATCAATGTTTTGGGCAAATGATAGTAAAGGGAAGAACAAGAAGATGAGATAAATGTATTTGCGCATAATAGGTATTACACTAATATAATTACAAAAAACAAGATCCACTATATCCAATTATAATTTTGATTCATCCCCCCTTATTAAATCCCAATCTCCCTTCGTAAATCCCCATGCTGTCATAAAAATGCCATAAATCAAAACCAACATTTAAAACATATGTTTTAATCAAACGATTGATTAATTTTGTCCCATTATTTACTACTCATAAGATTAATAAAATGGCCGAAACAGGATTAAAAAAATGGATCATCACCATTACTGTAATTACAGCGTCGCTCCTTGAACTCATTGACACCACTATCGTAAACGTTTCCCTCCCCCAGATACAAGGAAACTTGGGTGCAACTTTAACTGATGCTGCCTGGGTAGTCACCGGCTATAGCGTAGCCAACGTAATTATTTTACCCATGACCGGCTGGTTGGGTAGCTTTTTCGGGCGCAAGCAATATTTTTTGACCTCAATTATTGTATTTACCATCGCATCATTTTTATGCGGTAATGCACATAGCCTCACCGAATTAATAGGCTTTCGTATATTACAGGGTATTGCCGGTGGCGGTTTAATATCTACCGCACAAGCTATATTATTAGATACCTGGCCACCTGAGCAGGTTGGTACAGCTACAGCATTATTTGGCCTCGGTGCTATCGTGGGCCCTACTATCGGCCCAACTATTGGTGGTTATATTACCGACCACGCCGCATGGCGCTGGATCTTTTATGTGAACATACCGGTTGGATGTTTAGCAGCTACCTGTACCTACCTGTTTGTAAAGGTAACGCCAAGCACAGGCAAGGGCAACCCTATCGATTGGTGGGGAATTGCTTTACTCGCCGTTTCAGTAGGTAGCCTGCAAACTATACTGGAGAAAGGCGAAGATGACGATTGGTTCTCGGCCACCTATATCATCGTATTAACAGTTACCGCGGTAATAGGCCTCCTGTTATTTATATGGAGAGAGCTAAGTACCGAATTTCCCATTGTAAATTTCAAGATCATGCGGCATCGTAGTTTTGCAGCAGGGATGGTAACTTCCTTTGTATTGGGCGTGGGCTTGTATGGATCTACATTTGTGTTCCCGGTATTCTGTCAAAGTTTATTAGGGTTTTCGGCCCAGCAAACAGGTGAAGTATTGTTCCCTGGTGGTATGTTTACCGTAGCATTGATGCCAATAGTGGGTATCATGCTTAATAAGGGTGTGCCTGCCCAGTTAATGGCTGCTGTTGGCATGATCCTCTTTTATATATTTTCGTTAATGCTGAGCCACTCTACCCTGGCTACTGGAACTACTGATTTCTTTTGGCCTTTGGCGATAAGGGGCCTGGGATTAGCATTGCTTTTTGTTCCCTTAACTACATTGGCTATCGGTGGTTTAAAAGGACAGGAGATCGGTCAGGGTGCAGGTTTAAATAATATGATGCGCCAGTTAGGCGGTTCATTTGGTATTGCAGGCCTAACCACCATGATCCATGTTCGCCAGGCAATGCACCGTAATAACCTTTTAGATAGCATCAACCCTTATAACTCTTATTTTACCGACAGGTACAACAGCTATGTCCAGGCATTTGTTGCCAAAGGGCAAACTGTTTCAGATGCTGCGCGATCT
Protein-coding regions in this window:
- a CDS encoding AsmA family protein; protein product: MLSLYMPAWLKTSLKIIGALLLLIILILVGLSIYVSSHKEKVLTQLTQKLNENLNGKINVGSIETSFFTSFPDFALTLKNVSLKDKQWAQHHHTLLDAKSFDVVVNTAALLKGTISVEHIDINGASVDLYTDSTGYSNTSIFKKSSTKKDNKSKGSSSAELGKFSLKNVNFIIDDQKAKKLFSFAVSELRAKMDFPDSGWTANLHLNVLAKSMAFSTSHGSFIKDKVLGGDLAAGYNQKTGNINVTSSNFTIGGDDFGIIARFAVGKKPASFLFHITAPQLLWSHASQLVTPNISLKLNMFNMDSPIGVDAKIAGSFSGGGDPYLYITADVNHNRLTIPGSVIDDCSFKGVFNNTYAKGKENGDENSIIRLAHLTGTYNHIPFAIDTGSIINLIKPIAAGNFRANFPAADLNYLLAGVTKFNSGTAEMALRFNADIVNYRINKPIFAGHINLKNSDIVYVPRNLTFRNTSLSLDFTNNNLILNNIRLQSGKSIVLMQGRIDNFLNLYYNAPEKILVNWQINSPQLYLGEFLGFLNSKHSAAIVSVKAKQTNPANSGNVVKQLSVALNKAKATMHIRAANVHYFKFLATDATADLHFSKDGLQLNNVSLKHAGGSLKMDAALVQGNTQNHFTVNTTISKVNVREFFYAFDSFGLKDLTDQNLKGFLSAKANISGLVNNAGALVPGSVDGTMDINLQNGVLINYQPLISIGKFAFPFRNLHNISIPLLDAHFEIHNRMVTIHPFQITSSLINADVAGVYGLTNGTDITIDIPLRDPGKDSTITDAAERAKKRNKGIVVHLRAKDDGTGKVKIGRNRDKKLL
- a CDS encoding DUF6515 family protein produces the protein MKNNYQKYRHTRILALMLLFVLGTVTSVFAQRKGGNSGGGHSKPSPQRPSPSRPSPGHSPSPQRPSPSRPTPSRPSPGHSPGPQRPSPSRPTPSRPSPGHSTGPHRPSTGHRPGGSVHRPGYNNGHRVVAVRRNVYRPYTRPPRIYGGRRYYSYHPYFYHPYRPYYWGPSYHPWGFFIAAIATTAIIVSVESHHYHYDQGVYYAPSNGGYTVVQAPVGAVITTLPPGYQTVTVSGSGGTTVNNYYYGGTYYERESAGYRVVPPTAGTIITNMPAGGKEVKMGDVTYVQVGDTYYQPIQQNGQNVYEVVDVEAVN
- a CDS encoding CocE/NonD family hydrolase, yielding MRKYIYLIFLFFPLLSFAQNIDSAWIVDHYLKKELYVPMRDKARLFTSVYMPKDSIEKTHPILILRTPYSCAPYGKEWISFWKVYVKDYFKEGYIVVLQDVRGRYMSDGEFVNIRPFIPNKKTNKDVDEASDTYDTIDWLIKNIPGNNGKVGALGTSYGGFYTTMAGLSGHKALKAISPQAPVTDWFMGDDIHHNGAFMLMDMFGFFVRSGFGYPRPKPTTVDAPPLTDGTDDAYGYYLTTGAFPNFTRIANDRGIAFWNDLVAHPNYDSWWIARNDRNYAGRIPEGTASLVVGGLFDAEDCFGALNLYKAIETKAKNNNKFVFGPWRHGQWGSSMDGYNLGNIQFGSNTSEWYEENIELPFFNYYLKGIGSADSLAEATVFFTGENKWHKLKQWPPKGIKPTDLYLHKGGKLLFTQPQVSNSYEEYTSDPAKPVPYTDGIHKNRTAEYMDDDQRFAATRTDVLTFETDTLTKDMTLAGPLNADLMVSLSTTDADFVVKLIDVFPDNFKYSDTDKYIMNGYEMLVRGDIIRGRYRNSLSKPEAFVPGKVTEVKYTLNDIAHTFKKSHRIMVQIQSSWFPIADRNPQQFIDIYHARDTDFVKSNIRVYMSAGAGSKIVLLVMQ
- a CDS encoding DHA2 family efflux MFS transporter permease subunit, translated to MAETGLKKWIITITVITASLLELIDTTIVNVSLPQIQGNLGATLTDAAWVVTGYSVANVIILPMTGWLGSFFGRKQYFLTSIIVFTIASFLCGNAHSLTELIGFRILQGIAGGGLISTAQAILLDTWPPEQVGTATALFGLGAIVGPTIGPTIGGYITDHAAWRWIFYVNIPVGCLAATCTYLFVKVTPSTGKGNPIDWWGIALLAVSVGSLQTILEKGEDDDWFSATYIIVLTVTAVIGLLLFIWRELSTEFPIVNFKIMRHRSFAAGMVTSFVLGVGLYGSTFVFPVFCQSLLGFSAQQTGEVLFPGGMFTVALMPIVGIMLNKGVPAQLMAAVGMILFYIFSLMLSHSTLATGTTDFFWPLAIRGLGLALLFVPLTTLAIGGLKGQEIGQGAGLNNMMRQLGGSFGIAGLTTMIHVRQAMHRNNLLDSINPYNSYFTDRYNSYVQAFVAKGQTVSDAARSAYAAIDGTVNRQSLLLTYNDAYWIVGIVMLCAIPVVFLAPFKKGQKAVADSH